A portion of the Candidatus Dormiibacterota bacterium genome contains these proteins:
- a CDS encoding helix-turn-helix domain-containing protein: MAAAGLDLARRLRRDAAREQILDAAWELATRRSLHGLSMRALAGMLRIDHQRIYTHFRSKHDLYLALSARRFPASREEWEAVGVHDDDGAPQAPRLLESVAAGSRGAEAPQRWARPPMTAIDAIDRCTVVAERCGHVLGGFVRRSHSVSFRFTARCRVCGDEMSVRRTPGGWVHTTEAASCRS; the protein is encoded by the coding sequence ATGGCAGCAGCTGGACTGGACCTGGCGCGGCGGCTGAGACGCGATGCCGCGCGAGAGCAGATCCTGGATGCCGCATGGGAGCTCGCGACCCGCCGGAGCCTGCATGGTCTCTCGATGCGCGCCCTCGCCGGCATGCTGCGGATCGACCACCAGCGCATCTACACCCACTTCCGATCGAAGCACGACCTGTACCTCGCACTGTCCGCACGGCGGTTCCCGGCGTCGCGGGAGGAATGGGAGGCGGTCGGAGTCCACGACGATGACGGCGCACCGCAGGCGCCGCGACTGCTCGAATCCGTGGCCGCGGGATCGCGTGGCGCCGAGGCGCCACAACGCTGGGCCCGGCCGCCGATGACCGCCATCGACGCCATCGATCGCTGCACCGTGGTGGCGGAGCGCTGTGGCCACGTCCTCGGTGGCTTCGTGCGGCGCAGTCATTCCGTGAGCTTCCGCTTCACCGCGCGGTGCCGGGTCTGCGGCGACGAGATGAGCGTCCGCCGGACGCCGGGCGGCTGGGTCCACACCACCGAGGCGGCCTCCTGCCGCAGTTGA
- a CDS encoding TM0106 family RecB-like putative nuclease, whose product MHLIDGTLVLSATDLTGFLACEHLTELDRAVAEGRIPAAVRDDDPELELLRRRGDAHEQGHLESLRAEGRTVVEIPRGTSTLEGLYEWEALTVAAMRAGAGVIFQAAFFDGRWHGRADFLLRVEEPSDLGSWSYEVADTKLARSLKAAALLQTAEYSLQVERIQGRAPRHLHIVLGDGRTERCAVADVVAYHRAARRRLEEVVDGSPRATYPERVEHCRVCRWADGCAERRRVDDHLSFVAGMRRDQIRRLEAAGVRTLQSLAVTLPVVPGMSEDALGNLHAQAALQLRQRADGVMRHELRPPGDGAHGLAALPEPSPGDLFFDMEGDPWACDTGLEYLFGITEVVDGAPRYHAFWGHDREGERRAFEQLVDLVVARLQRDPSLHVYHYAAYELSALRRLAGQHATREDEVDRLLRGGVLVDLYRVVRQGVRVSAESYGLKSLEPLFMPRRHGAITDGGSSIVEYERWLENRDPAILDAIAEYNAADCESTWRLRGWLEERRAELEAQTGAPPPRPEPADGAPSEEVARESEEARELAGRLLARRSGGPEADAATRLLAGLLDWHRREDRPAWWAYYARLAMADDQLHEDPDSIAGLTFDGVAGTLGSSELHRYRFDPAQEFTIRVGDRPVDPATRRSPGEVAEIDGERGVLVLRRWPSARAQPHPRALVSGGPIPTTALRRALRRTGEWVALHGIDAPGPHRAARDLLLRRPPRVAGHRDGDPLRRGGETPVDAGRRLALDLDAGCLPVQGPPGSGKTYTAARMILDLLRQGRSVGITAMSHRAIGNLLDEVCRHAEQSGVEITAVQKADEHQRCASDVVRCAGSVAEVVAALAEGPAVVAGTAWLFCHETMEGAVDTLVVDEAGQVSLANVVATAGAARNLVLCGDPQQLRQPVQGTHPEGADRSALEHLLAGERTVADGRGLFLDSTWRMHPDVCAFVSEAFYDGRLSGRAECARQAVTAPPPFDGAGVRYLPVVHEGNRVTSPEEVAAVRDVVDLLLREGRWTDRRGHRRPITLDDILVVAPYNAHVNRLQDALPPGARVGTVDRFQGQEAPVVIYTMATSSGDDQRRSMDFLYSLNRLNVAISRAQAMAVLVCSPALLGVHCRTADQLTLANALCRLVEMAGDGDALPSFGWIPVPARA is encoded by the coding sequence ATGCACCTCATCGACGGGACCCTGGTCCTCAGCGCCACCGACCTCACCGGCTTCCTCGCCTGCGAGCACCTGACCGAGCTCGACCGTGCGGTCGCCGAGGGACGGATCCCGGCGGCGGTCCGCGACGACGACCCCGAGCTCGAGCTGCTCCGCCGCCGCGGCGATGCCCACGAGCAGGGCCACCTCGAGTCGCTCCGCGCCGAGGGGCGCACGGTCGTCGAGATCCCCCGCGGCACCTCCACCCTCGAGGGTCTGTACGAGTGGGAGGCGCTCACCGTCGCCGCGATGCGGGCGGGCGCCGGGGTCATCTTCCAGGCCGCCTTCTTCGACGGCCGGTGGCACGGGCGCGCCGACTTCCTGCTGCGCGTCGAGGAGCCGAGCGACCTCGGGTCCTGGTCGTACGAGGTTGCCGACACCAAGCTCGCCCGCTCCCTGAAGGCCGCCGCCCTGCTGCAGACGGCGGAGTACTCGCTCCAGGTCGAGCGCATCCAGGGCCGGGCGCCCCGGCACCTGCACATCGTGCTCGGCGACGGACGCACCGAGCGGTGCGCGGTCGCCGACGTCGTCGCCTACCACCGCGCCGCCCGGCGGCGCCTCGAGGAGGTGGTCGACGGCAGCCCCCGGGCGACATACCCGGAGCGGGTCGAGCACTGCAGGGTCTGCCGCTGGGCCGACGGCTGCGCCGAGCGCCGCCGCGTCGACGACCATCTCTCGTTCGTCGCCGGGATGCGCCGTGACCAGATCCGCCGGCTCGAGGCCGCCGGAGTGCGCACCCTGCAGAGCCTCGCCGTCACCCTGCCGGTGGTCCCGGGGATGTCGGAGGACGCGCTCGGCAACCTCCACGCCCAGGCCGCCCTGCAGCTGCGTCAACGCGCCGACGGCGTGATGCGCCACGAGCTGCGGCCGCCGGGCGACGGTGCTCACGGCCTCGCCGCCCTTCCCGAGCCTTCCCCGGGCGACCTCTTCTTCGACATGGAGGGCGACCCCTGGGCCTGCGACACCGGCCTCGAGTACCTGTTCGGGATCACCGAGGTCGTCGACGGCGCGCCCCGGTACCACGCCTTCTGGGGCCACGACCGGGAGGGGGAGAGGCGGGCCTTCGAGCAGCTGGTCGACCTCGTCGTCGCGCGCCTCCAGCGCGATCCGTCGCTGCACGTCTACCACTACGCGGCCTACGAGCTCAGCGCGCTGCGCCGCCTCGCCGGCCAGCACGCCACCCGCGAGGACGAGGTCGACCGCCTGCTCCGTGGCGGCGTCCTCGTCGACCTCTACCGGGTGGTCCGCCAGGGGGTGCGGGTGTCGGCGGAGTCGTACGGGCTCAAGAGCCTGGAGCCGCTGTTCATGCCCCGGCGGCATGGCGCCATCACCGACGGCGGCTCGAGCATCGTCGAGTACGAGCGCTGGCTGGAGAACCGGGATCCGGCCATCCTCGACGCCATCGCCGAGTACAACGCGGCCGACTGCGAGTCGACCTGGCGGCTGCGCGGCTGGCTCGAGGAGCGCCGCGCCGAGCTCGAGGCGCAGACCGGCGCGCCGCCGCCCCGTCCCGAGCCGGCCGACGGCGCGCCCTCGGAGGAGGTCGCGCGCGAGAGCGAGGAGGCGAGGGAGCTCGCCGGCCGGCTGCTCGCGCGTCGCTCCGGCGGTCCGGAGGCGGACGCCGCGACCCGGCTGCTCGCCGGCCTCCTCGACTGGCACCGCCGCGAGGACCGGCCGGCCTGGTGGGCCTACTACGCGCGGCTGGCGATGGCCGACGACCAGCTCCACGAGGACCCCGACAGCATCGCCGGGCTGACCTTCGACGGGGTCGCCGGCACGCTGGGGAGCTCGGAGCTCCACCGCTACCGCTTCGACCCCGCCCAGGAGTTCACCATCCGGGTGGGGGACAGACCGGTCGACCCGGCCACCCGGAGGTCCCCCGGCGAGGTGGCGGAGATCGACGGCGAGCGGGGCGTGCTCGTCCTCCGCCGGTGGCCGTCGGCGCGCGCGCAGCCCCACCCTCGGGCCCTGGTGAGCGGCGGCCCGATCCCCACCACGGCGCTGCGCCGCGCCCTGCGCCGCACCGGCGAGTGGGTCGCGCTCCACGGGATCGACGCGCCCGGCCCCCACCGCGCCGCCCGCGACCTGCTGCTGCGCCGGCCGCCACGGGTCGCCGGCCACCGCGACGGAGACCCGCTGCGCCGCGGTGGCGAGACCCCGGTCGACGCCGGGCGGCGGCTCGCGCTCGACCTCGACGCCGGCTGCCTCCCCGTCCAGGGACCGCCGGGCTCGGGGAAGACGTACACCGCCGCCCGGATGATCCTCGACCTCCTCCGGCAGGGCCGCAGCGTGGGCATCACCGCGATGAGCCATCGCGCCATCGGCAACCTCCTCGACGAGGTCTGCCGCCACGCTGAGCAGAGCGGGGTCGAGATCACCGCGGTGCAGAAGGCGGACGAGCACCAGCGCTGCGCCAGCGACGTGGTGCGCTGCGCCGGCTCCGTCGCCGAGGTGGTGGCCGCCCTCGCCGAGGGCCCGGCCGTCGTCGCCGGGACCGCGTGGCTCTTCTGCCACGAGACGATGGAGGGCGCCGTCGACACCCTGGTGGTCGACGAGGCGGGACAGGTGTCCCTCGCCAACGTCGTCGCCACCGCCGGTGCGGCGCGCAACCTCGTCCTCTGCGGCGATCCGCAGCAGCTGCGCCAGCCCGTCCAGGGCACCCATCCCGAGGGCGCGGACCGCTCCGCGCTCGAGCACCTGCTCGCCGGCGAGCGCACCGTCGCGGACGGCCGCGGGCTGTTCCTCGACAGCACCTGGCGGATGCATCCCGACGTCTGTGCGTTCGTGTCCGAGGCGTTCTACGACGGCCGGCTCAGCGGCCGCGCCGAGTGCGCCCGCCAGGCGGTCACCGCCCCGCCGCCCTTCGACGGCGCCGGGGTGCGGTACCTCCCGGTGGTCCACGAGGGCAACCGGGTCACCTCGCCCGAGGAGGTCGCCGCGGTGCGCGACGTCGTCGACCTGCTGCTGCGGGAGGGGCGGTGGACCGATCGCCGCGGCCACCGGCGGCCGATCACGCTCGACGACATCCTGGTGGTGGCGCCGTACAACGCCCACGTCAACCGCCTCCAGGACGCGCTCCCGCCGGGGGCGCGGGTGGGCACGGTCGACCGCTTCCAGGGGCAGGAGGCGCCGGTCGTCATCTACACGATGGCGACCTCGAGCGGCGACGACCAGCGGCGCTCGATGGACTTCCTCTACAGCCTGAACCGCCTCAACGTGGCCATCTCCCGCGCCCAGGCCATGGCGGTGCTGGTGTGCTCGCCGGCGCTGCTCGGCGTGCACTGCCGCACCGCGGACCAGCTGACCCTCGCCAACGCCCTCTGCCGGCTGGTCGAGATGGCGGGCGACGGTGACGCGCTGCCGTCCTTCGGATGGATCCCGGTGCCGGCCCGGGCATGA